One genomic region from Melioribacteraceae bacterium encodes:
- a CDS encoding HAD hydrolase family protein, with product MKNNLLLLLKNVKLFLFDLDGVLIHNKSGNEDPVPFLKEIKKFSEEIKKYGLSFGIVSARPEDELISELKKDTSITVISSSLEKVNEVEKLIGRLSIGFSNLFYAGDEVLDLPLLAKCGVSAAPSWAGRNVKRSVKYIIKGSDTGSLLNEILGLIKSAHSNN from the coding sequence ATGAAAAATAATCTTCTTCTGCTCCTTAAAAATGTGAAATTATTCCTGTTCGACCTCGATGGTGTGCTTATTCATAATAAATCGGGGAATGAGGATCCTGTTCCGTTTCTTAAAGAGATAAAAAAATTTTCTGAAGAAATTAAGAAATATGGATTATCGTTCGGAATTGTTTCTGCCAGGCCGGAGGATGAATTGATATCCGAGTTGAAGAAGGATACATCAATTACTGTTATTTCCTCTTCTTTGGAAAAAGTAAATGAAGTCGAAAAACTGATTGGAAGGTTATCAATCGGTTTCTCAAATCTCTTTTATGCGGGTGATGAAGTTCTGGATCTTCCGCTTCTTGCTAAATGCGGAGTATCTGCTGCTCCTTCCTGGGCAGGGAGGAATGTTAAACGGTCGGTTAAGTATATCATTAAAGGATCTGATACGGGTTCTTTATTAAATGAAATTTTAGGACTAATTAAATCAGCTCATTCTAATAATTAA
- a CDS encoding aldehyde dehydrogenase family protein produces the protein MKIDKDLQSVQEARDLAAAAKEAQLEFKHFSQDQVDKVVKAMADAGFKEAERLAKMAHEETGFGKWQDKVTKNQFGTKDVWESIKELKTVGVIDVQKNGKILKIAEPMGVVAALIPSTNPTSTAMFKAIISLKCRNGMVASPHPKSVNCTSEALRILAEAAEKAGAPKGLIQCMTIPTLEGTDALMKDKNIAVILATGSTPMVRAAYSSGKPAYGVGPGNVPAFIERTANFQKAVADIVYGTTFDNGVLCSSEQAMIVDRPLREKVIEEAKRIGCYFVNEEEKKKLENTVAKGARLNADIVGKSAVWIANYAGFSVPPTTTVLVAECSSVGKQEPLSIEKLSPMLAFYTVDGWLEGCHRCIELLEFGGVGHTLVIHSNDKEVIMKFALEKPAFRIVVNTPSSVGAVGYTTALTPSMTLGPGTWGGSIVSENVSAKHLMNIKTLAFEVRPVNSGASVSSFDLPASLSTSGATSEGNFTKQIEERLRARAGNPASNPLGDISRKSNSPAKDTMLGAGISEAEIQKIIKEFNK, from the coding sequence ATGAAAATTGACAAAGACCTTCAGTCGGTTCAGGAGGCAAGGGACCTTGCCGCAGCCGCAAAAGAAGCCCAACTGGAATTCAAACACTTCAGTCAGGATCAGGTTGACAAAGTTGTAAAAGCGATGGCCGATGCCGGATTCAAAGAAGCCGAGCGTCTGGCAAAGATGGCACACGAAGAGACCGGATTCGGTAAATGGCAGGATAAGGTTACCAAAAACCAGTTCGGGACAAAGGATGTCTGGGAATCGATAAAGGAACTTAAAACTGTAGGCGTAATTGATGTTCAGAAGAACGGCAAGATATTAAAGATTGCAGAGCCGATGGGAGTAGTAGCGGCTTTAATACCTTCAACCAATCCGACATCAACGGCCATGTTTAAGGCAATAATATCATTGAAATGCAGAAACGGAATGGTAGCCAGCCCGCATCCAAAGTCAGTCAATTGTACTTCGGAAGCCTTAAGAATTCTAGCGGAAGCCGCAGAGAAAGCAGGCGCCCCGAAAGGTTTAATCCAATGTATGACGATTCCTACTTTAGAAGGGACCGATGCATTAATGAAGGATAAAAACATAGCAGTTATTTTGGCTACGGGAAGTACTCCGATGGTTCGGGCCGCATACAGTTCCGGCAAACCGGCTTACGGAGTAGGGCCGGGCAATGTACCGGCGTTCATCGAAAGAACTGCCAATTTTCAAAAAGCAGTTGCCGATATTGTATACGGCACAACATTCGATAACGGCGTACTCTGTTCATCCGAACAGGCAATGATTGTTGACAGACCCCTGAGAGAAAAAGTTATAGAAGAAGCAAAGAGAATCGGATGCTATTTCGTAAATGAGGAAGAGAAAAAGAAACTTGAGAACACGGTTGCAAAGGGAGCCAGACTGAATGCAGATATAGTAGGCAAATCTGCGGTATGGATTGCCAATTACGCAGGATTCTCCGTACCTCCAACAACTACAGTTCTGGTAGCAGAGTGTTCATCGGTCGGGAAACAGGAACCATTGTCGATAGAGAAATTATCGCCGATGCTCGCGTTCTACACAGTTGACGGATGGCTTGAAGGATGCCACAGATGCATCGAGCTGCTTGAATTTGGAGGAGTAGGCCATACGCTCGTTATTCATTCGAATGACAAGGAAGTAATAATGAAATTTGCGCTGGAAAAACCGGCATTCAGAATAGTAGTGAATACTCCTTCTTCAGTTGGCGCGGTCGGATATACAACAGCATTAACGCCTTCAATGACTTTAGGCCCGGGCACATGGGGCGGATCAATAGTATCGGAGAATGTTTCTGCAAAACACCTGATGAATATTAAAACCCTGGCATTCGAAGTTCGTCCGGTTAATTCCGGTGCATCGGTATCATCGTTCGATCTGCCAGCCTCACTAAGTACATCCGGTGCAACATCCGAAGGTAATTTTACAAAACAGATTGAAGAGAGGTTAAGAGCCCGTGCGGGCAACCCGGCATCAAATCCGCTCGGTGATATAAGCAGAAAATCAAACAGTCCGGCTAAAGATACAATGCTTGGAGCCGGGATAAGTGAGGCGGAAATTCAGAAGATTATAAAAGAATTTAATAAATAA
- the lptC gene encoding LPS export ABC transporter periplasmic protein LptC, whose amino-acid sequence MRLFISALIIILLVYCSDEKIKPIIENNKSATEIPSHESWNSKITFTNEGKTRAVLFSDHLKKYDLQKITLLEGVKINFYNPEQSVTTVLTSKRGKVDDLTMDMYAIDSVVAVNDSGTVLRTTELKWRNNDEKIMTDKFVSIRSSKEIIEGYGMESDQHLHNYVIFKVTYSASVNNKKQ is encoded by the coding sequence ATGAGATTATTTATATCCGCTCTTATAATTATTCTTCTTGTCTACTGTTCCGATGAAAAGATCAAACCGATCATAGAGAATAATAAATCAGCAACTGAAATCCCTTCTCATGAGAGCTGGAACAGCAAAATCACTTTTACAAATGAAGGTAAAACCCGTGCGGTACTCTTTTCCGACCACCTGAAAAAATACGATCTTCAGAAAATTACTCTGCTTGAAGGCGTTAAAATAAATTTCTATAATCCTGAACAGTCTGTTACTACAGTTTTAACTTCGAAACGCGGTAAAGTGGACGACCTTACAATGGATATGTATGCAATTGATAGTGTTGTGGCCGTTAACGACAGCGGTACAGTCTTAAGAACAACCGAATTGAAATGGCGCAACAACGATGAGAAAATTATGACGGATAAATTTGTAAGCATCCGTTCTTCCAAAGAAATAATTGAAGGTTATGGTATGGAATCGGATCAGCACCTTCACAACTATGTAATCTTCAAGGTTACTTATTCCGCATCAGTAAACAATAAAAAACAGTGA
- the kdsA gene encoding 3-deoxy-8-phosphooctulonate synthase gives MVQTGKINIGSGHPLVLIAGPCVVENESITLRTAEEILKITGELKIPFIFKSSYKKANRTSIGTFSGLEMNEAIRILKKIKLEFDLTLLTDVHSEKEIDLVSEFADVLQIPAFLCRQTELLIAAGRTGKTVNVKKGQFLAPEDMKYVAGKIESTGNRKILMTERGTTFGYHNLVVDMRGLEIMKTIGYPVVMDATHAVQIPGQGGFSGGERKFIPALAKAAVAVGVDGLFLEVHPEPDKALSDSGSQLPLSSLRRLLITIKEIDSIVKNEK, from the coding sequence ATGGTCCAAACAGGTAAAATTAATATTGGAAGCGGGCATCCACTTGTTCTTATTGCAGGTCCCTGTGTTGTGGAAAATGAATCAATAACACTTCGAACCGCTGAAGAAATTCTTAAAATAACCGGTGAGCTTAAGATTCCGTTCATCTTCAAATCGAGTTATAAAAAAGCAAACCGGACAAGCATCGGCACATTCTCGGGTCTCGAGATGAATGAAGCGATCAGAATTCTGAAAAAAATTAAGCTGGAATTCGATCTTACTTTATTAACCGACGTCCATTCTGAAAAAGAAATTGATCTGGTCTCGGAATTTGCAGATGTACTTCAGATTCCTGCATTTCTTTGCCGTCAAACTGAGTTGCTTATTGCTGCAGGCAGAACCGGTAAAACTGTTAATGTTAAGAAGGGTCAATTCCTCGCTCCGGAGGATATGAAATATGTTGCCGGAAAAATTGAATCGACCGGGAACCGTAAAATACTGATGACTGAAAGAGGAACTACTTTTGGCTATCATAATCTTGTAGTTGATATGCGCGGATTGGAAATAATGAAAACTATCGGGTATCCCGTAGTAATGGATGCAACACACGCAGTTCAAATCCCGGGTCAGGGAGGTTTCAGCGGGGGAGAGAGAAAATTTATCCCGGCTCTTGCTAAAGCCGCTGTTGCTGTTGGTGTCGACGGCCTCTTTCTGGAAGTTCATCCGGAGCCCGATAAAGCTCTAAGCGATTCAGGCAGCCAGTTGCCGCTTTCATCTCTGAGACGGTTACTCATTACAATTAAAGAAATCGATTCGATTGTTAAAAATGAAAAATAA
- the lptB gene encoding LPS export ABC transporter ATP-binding protein produces the protein MNPESKFILRGENLKKVYKKRAVVNRVSVSVEQGEVVGLLGPNGAGKTTTFYMIVGMIKPLEGRVFLNENEITTEPMYKRAKMGVGYLPQEASVFRRLSVEDNIMAILQMMKLSDKERKERQEKLLDELGIGHVRKSMGYQLSGGERRRTEIARALATEPRFILLDEPFAGVDPIAVEDIMNIVANLKNKNIGILITDHNVHETLSIVDRAYILINGQIFKEGTAKDLAEDSDVRKMYLGEKFRLDRYSGD, from the coding sequence ATGAATCCGGAAAGTAAATTTATTCTGCGTGGCGAGAACCTGAAGAAAGTTTATAAAAAACGTGCTGTTGTTAACCGGGTCTCTGTTTCGGTTGAGCAGGGTGAGGTTGTTGGATTGCTGGGTCCCAACGGTGCCGGAAAAACAACAACTTTTTATATGATTGTTGGAATGATAAAACCTCTTGAAGGACGTGTCTTCCTGAATGAAAATGAGATTACTACTGAACCGATGTATAAAAGAGCAAAAATGGGTGTCGGTTACCTTCCTCAGGAAGCTTCCGTATTCCGCAGACTAAGCGTTGAAGATAACATTATGGCAATCCTTCAGATGATGAAGCTCAGCGATAAGGAGAGAAAAGAAAGACAGGAGAAATTGCTTGACGAACTCGGTATTGGTCACGTTCGTAAAAGCATGGGATACCAACTGAGCGGCGGTGAAAGAAGGCGTACTGAAATAGCACGCGCTCTTGCTACTGAACCGAGATTTATTCTCCTCGATGAACCGTTTGCCGGTGTCGATCCCATTGCCGTTGAAGATATTATGAATATCGTCGCCAACCTTAAGAATAAGAATATTGGAATTCTTATAACCGACCATAATGTTCATGAAACACTCAGTATCGTCGACCGGGCTTACATTTTGATTAACGGGCAGATATTTAAGGAAGGTACAGCAAAAGATCTTGCCGAGGATTCCGATGTCAGAAAAATGTACCTCGGTGAAAAATTCAGATTGGACCGCTACTCCGGAGATTAA
- a CDS encoding OstA-like protein, with translation MSILFVSPALFAQARENMIVNGETLVGKMVNGESIREVIGNVVITQGDVRITCSKAIQYLARNEAELIGNVVVTQDSVIINTASGFYYGDSKIAYSNSGVSLFDGHVNLNADTGYYYFDEKRAKFINRVRLEDPVSRMDSDRLTYFNDEDKAVAAGRVKVQDSTSVLFADSLVHYRNTKITFAYNNILIYDPKNRLAIFADNLEDYKQLKYSKISDNPILVKIDTTSNGEPDTLVISSRLMEAFDDSVKRLVATDSVRIARSGFASVNDFTVFYQEADHLFTQRPPEKSTPPVIWNENTQLLGDTINIFLEENRMKELLLNSNASIISTNQNYILKYDQLSGREIKMSFGKEGLQKTEASGNVLSIYYLFEEGEPNGLLKSSSERTVIYFQDNEVSDVKFYGNPATEYHPENLILGKEKEFTIPSFIIYENRPDQNSVLGNRKKMIYSKMEDLNESGK, from the coding sequence TTGTCCATTCTTTTTGTCTCCCCGGCTCTCTTCGCTCAGGCGAGGGAAAATATGATTGTTAACGGCGAAACTTTAGTCGGTAAGATGGTTAACGGGGAAAGTATAAGGGAAGTAATCGGTAATGTAGTAATAACACAGGGTGATGTCCGTATTACCTGCAGTAAAGCGATACAATACCTGGCCCGTAATGAGGCGGAACTGATCGGAAATGTTGTCGTTACTCAGGATAGTGTTATTATTAATACTGCATCGGGTTTTTATTACGGCGATTCTAAAATAGCATATTCTAATTCGGGAGTATCACTATTCGACGGGCACGTTAACCTGAATGCTGATACAGGTTATTATTATTTTGATGAAAAGCGGGCTAAGTTTATTAACAGGGTACGTCTGGAAGACCCTGTCTCCCGGATGGATTCTGATCGGCTTACTTATTTTAATGATGAGGATAAAGCAGTCGCTGCAGGTAGAGTGAAAGTTCAGGATTCCACATCTGTTCTCTTTGCCGATAGTCTGGTTCATTACAGAAATACCAAAATCACGTTTGCATATAACAATATCTTGATTTATGATCCAAAGAATCGCCTTGCCATATTTGCCGATAATCTTGAGGATTACAAGCAGCTGAAGTATTCAAAAATATCTGATAACCCTATTCTTGTAAAAATTGATACAACCTCGAACGGTGAGCCTGATACACTCGTTATCTCCTCCAGACTGATGGAGGCGTTCGACGATTCTGTTAAACGGCTTGTGGCAACGGATTCTGTTAGGATTGCCAGAAGCGGTTTCGCTTCGGTAAATGATTTTACGGTTTTCTATCAGGAGGCCGACCACCTGTTTACTCAACGGCCGCCCGAAAAATCCACTCCCCCTGTTATCTGGAACGAGAATACGCAGTTGCTTGGTGATACGATTAATATTTTCCTTGAAGAGAACCGTATGAAAGAACTGCTTCTGAATTCTAACGCCTCAATTATTTCAACAAATCAGAATTATATCTTAAAATATGATCAGTTATCCGGCCGGGAAATAAAAATGTCGTTTGGCAAAGAAGGGCTTCAGAAAACCGAAGCTTCGGGTAATGTTCTCAGTATCTACTATCTATTTGAAGAAGGTGAACCTAATGGGCTTCTTAAGTCGAGTTCAGAAAGAACGGTTATATATTTTCAGGATAATGAGGTATCCGACGTAAAGTTTTACGGTAATCCGGCAACCGAATATCATCCTGAAAATTTAATCCTTGGAAAAGAGAAGGAGTTTACGATCCCTTCGTTTATTATTTATGAAAACAGACCCGACCAGAATTCAGTTTTAGGTAATCGTAAAAAAATGATTTATTCAAAAATGGAAGATCTAAATGAATCCGGAAAGTAA
- the ruvB gene encoding Holliday junction branch migration DNA helicase RuvB produces MKKRSDNLNPSPADDEKKIEISIRPKKFDDFTGQSRITDNLKVFIGAAKKRGDALDHVLLTGPPGLGKTTLAHIIANEMGVKIKVSSGPVLEKPGDLAGILTNLEEKSVLFIDEIHRLSPVVEEYLYSAMEDYKLDIMIDSGPNARTVQIKLPKYTLIGATTRAGLLTAPLRDRFGIKSRLDYYESNLIKKIIERSAGLLDIRIDTDACTELAKRSRGTPRIANRLLRRTRDFADYENRKIVDASIAKKALTALEVDEFGLDEMDKEIILTIIEKFNGGPVGLNTLSVAVNEDAGTIEEVYEPFLIQQGFIQRTPRGREATDLAYSRFNKKRGQIKDQENLFN; encoded by the coding sequence TTGAAAAAAAGATCGGATAATCTAAATCCATCCCCTGCTGATGATGAAAAGAAAATCGAAATCTCGATTCGCCCTAAAAAGTTTGATGATTTTACAGGGCAGTCAAGAATAACCGATAATCTTAAAGTTTTTATCGGCGCTGCTAAAAAAAGGGGCGACGCGCTCGATCATGTTCTGCTAACCGGCCCGCCCGGTTTAGGCAAAACTACTTTAGCACATATCATTGCTAACGAAATGGGTGTTAAGATTAAAGTATCCTCAGGGCCTGTTCTCGAAAAACCGGGTGACCTTGCCGGTATCCTTACCAATCTGGAAGAAAAATCTGTGCTCTTCATCGATGAAATCCATCGGCTCAGTCCCGTTGTCGAAGAATATCTCTACTCCGCGATGGAGGACTATAAGCTCGATATTATGATCGATAGCGGCCCTAATGCACGAACGGTTCAGATAAAACTTCCTAAGTATACTCTTATCGGTGCGACAACAAGAGCGGGACTCTTAACGGCTCCGCTTCGCGACAGATTCGGAATTAAATCCCGGCTCGATTACTACGAAAGCAATCTCATCAAAAAAATAATTGAACGCTCCGCCGGACTGCTCGATATTAGAATCGATACCGATGCATGTACTGAACTTGCCAAGCGGTCGAGAGGAACCCCGCGTATAGCGAACAGACTTCTAAGAAGAACCCGCGACTTCGCAGACTATGAGAACAGAAAAATTGTAGATGCTTCTATTGCAAAAAAAGCTCTGACTGCACTCGAGGTTGATGAATTCGGCCTGGATGAAATGGATAAGGAGATTATTCTTACAATTATAGAAAAGTTTAACGGCGGACCGGTAGGGCTTAATACTCTCTCGGTCGCGGTTAACGAAGATGCAGGAACAATTGAAGAAGTATATGAACCTTTTTTAATCCAGCAGGGATTTATTCAGCGTACTCCGCGGGGCAGGGAAGCAACCGACCTTGCTTATTCCCGGTTCAATAAAAAACGGGGACAGATCAAAGATCAGGAGAATCTTTTTAATTAG
- a CDS encoding heparan-alpha-glucosaminide N-acetyltransferase domain-containing protein, with product MASENRIRIIFLDMMRALAVLMMVQGHTIDTFLADEYRTMDSPLFSIWFFIRGFTAPIFMFTSGVVFTYLLRSYNVPFFENPRVKKGLIRFVVLVLIGYLLRYPTYTVFNFSVVTFEQWRGFFVVDALHLIGFGLLFVLILSLIADKFKLPDYLIFTLGALFFFLLYSLTEKINWANFLPVPFAAYFYHGTGSYFPLFPWAGYVIGGAMLGSYLAHNPVSFTSYKFSLRLLLIGLAFLGLSQGIELIENIFYNKQGYWTDNLYVITMRIGLVLLLNSLMSFLALKLKSIPEFVKQVGRHTLLVYAVHSIILYGSAWIPGLNLIFSRRMDIYSSIISAVLMIALMAVMVLGIEKYKMYKKTKLAPSEI from the coding sequence ATGGCTTCTGAAAACCGGATTAGAATTATTTTTCTTGATATGATGCGTGCGCTCGCCGTCCTTATGATGGTTCAGGGGCATACGATAGACACATTCCTTGCCGATGAATACAGAACGATGGACTCTCCATTATTTTCAATCTGGTTTTTTATAAGAGGATTCACGGCACCTATCTTTATGTTTACGTCCGGTGTGGTATTTACATATCTGCTTAGATCCTATAATGTACCCTTTTTTGAAAATCCGAGGGTTAAAAAAGGGCTGATCCGTTTTGTTGTTCTGGTATTAATCGGCTATCTGCTTCGTTATCCAACTTATACAGTCTTTAACTTCAGCGTGGTCACGTTCGAACAGTGGCGCGGTTTTTTTGTGGTTGACGCTCTCCATCTTATCGGATTCGGTCTTCTCTTTGTCCTGATTCTTTCCCTAATTGCTGATAAATTTAAACTGCCGGATTACTTAATTTTTACCCTGGGCGCCCTCTTTTTCTTTCTTCTATATTCATTGACTGAAAAAATAAACTGGGCTAACTTTCTTCCTGTTCCGTTTGCCGCATATTTTTATCACGGTACAGGCTCCTATTTCCCGCTTTTCCCCTGGGCTGGATATGTTATTGGCGGAGCGATGCTGGGTAGTTACCTTGCACATAATCCTGTCTCCTTTACAAGCTATAAATTCTCTTTACGGCTTTTGTTAATCGGTCTTGCATTTCTTGGCCTTTCGCAGGGAATTGAATTGATAGAAAATATTTTCTATAACAAGCAGGGTTATTGGACAGATAATCTTTATGTAATTACTATGCGAATTGGATTAGTGCTCCTGCTTAATAGTCTTATGTCCTTTCTCGCTCTTAAACTTAAGAGTATTCCCGAATTTGTTAAACAGGTCGGCAGGCATACATTGCTTGTTTATGCTGTCCATTCAATTATTCTTTACGGAAGCGCCTGGATACCAGGATTAAATTTGATTTTTTCGAGAAGGATGGATATCTACAGTTCAATTATTTCAGCCGTTTTGATGATAGCTCTAATGGCTGTTATGGTCCTTGGTATTGAGAAGTATAAAATGTATAAAAAAACAAAATTGGCTCCATCAGAAATTTAA
- a CDS encoding KpsF/GutQ family sugar-phosphate isomerase, which translates to MSEEQILAKGKEVIRIEGNSVLNLSGSINKDFVRAVRAILHSNGRVVFTGVGKSGIIARKIVATMNSTGTASIFLHPTDALHGDLGMVRKDDIVILISKSGHTEELIQLIPMFKRINVKLIGMLGEKNSRLAEECDIILDVSVKEEACPYDLAPTASTTAALAMGDALAITLLELRGFSEEDFGLLHPGGSLGKRLSLKISEIMIKGNDIPVVTENTSIKDTIFAITSKRLGMTCVVDSEGLLSGIITDGDLRRLLEKTLDIKNLSALEVMTRKPKTLKKDLLASFALQQMENHNITSLIVVDEMNRPEGIVHLHDLVKLGLQTR; encoded by the coding sequence GTGTCCGAAGAACAGATTTTGGCGAAAGGAAAAGAGGTAATAAGAATCGAAGGTAATTCGGTTCTTAATCTATCCGGAAGCATCAATAAGGACTTTGTCCGTGCTGTTAGAGCAATCCTTCATTCCAATGGCAGAGTTGTATTTACAGGAGTTGGGAAATCTGGAATTATTGCGCGTAAAATTGTTGCTACAATGAATTCCACGGGTACTGCTTCTATTTTCCTTCATCCGACAGATGCTCTGCACGGTGATCTGGGAATGGTTAGAAAGGATGATATTGTAATTCTGATTTCTAAAAGCGGCCATACGGAGGAATTGATTCAGCTTATCCCGATGTTCAAAAGAATTAATGTAAAGCTTATCGGCATGCTCGGGGAAAAGAATTCAAGGCTTGCGGAAGAATGCGATATAATTCTGGATGTTAGCGTTAAGGAGGAAGCATGCCCATACGACCTTGCGCCTACTGCATCAACTACAGCCGCTCTGGCAATGGGCGATGCTCTCGCAATAACACTTCTCGAACTGCGCGGATTCTCGGAAGAGGACTTCGGATTGCTTCATCCGGGCGGAAGCCTGGGTAAAAGGCTTTCCCTTAAAATTTCCGAGATTATGATTAAAGGGAACGATATCCCTGTCGTTACCGAGAATACATCAATCAAGGATACAATTTTTGCGATTACTTCGAAGCGGCTTGGAATGACCTGCGTGGTTGATTCCGAAGGGCTGCTGTCGGGTATCATAACCGACGGGGACCTGAGACGGTTGCTCGAAAAAACGCTCGATATAAAAAATCTTTCGGCTTTGGAAGTAATGACGCGAAAACCGAAAACTCTTAAGAAGGATCTGCTGGCATCCTTTGCTCTCCAGCAGATGGAAAACCATAATATCACTTCACTAATTGTCGTTGACGAAATGAACCGGCCTGAGGGTATTGTTCACCTCCATGACCTTGTAAAACTCGGATTACAAACCAGATGA